Part of the uncultured Anaeromusa sp. genome is shown below.
CGCTGACTCCCGGGCATCCGGAATGGGGCCATACGCCGGGGGTGGAAACGACTACCGGACCGTTGGGACAAGGCTTTGGCAATGCCGTGGGCATGGCGATGGCGGCGAAATTTATGGACGCCCATTTTCCGGGCAAAGAGGAGCCTTTGTTTGACAATAAGGTCTATGTCCTTGCAGGCGACGGCGATATGATGGAAGGCGTCAGCCAGGAAGCGGCTTCGCTGGCTGGGCATTTAGGTTTGGATAATTTAATCTGTCTGTATGATGATAATAAGATTTCTATTGAGGGAAGTACAAACATAGCATTTACGGAGCAAGTAGGGGCTCGTTTTGCAGCTTGCGGTTGGCGGGTGTTGCAGGTACAGGACGGCAATGACCTGGAGGAACTGGAAGCGGCGCTGGCGAAAGCGCAGCAAAGTTCCGGTCAGCCCGTATTGATTACTGTTAAAACACAGATCGGCTACGGCAGTCCGGGGAAAGCGAATACGGCTGCGGCCCATGGCGAACCGTTGGGGGCGGCGGAACTGGCGCGTACCAAGGAAGCGCTGGATTGGCCGCAAGAACCTCGCTTTTTCGTGCCTGAGGATGTGCGCTGCGAGATGGGCAAGTGCCTGGAACGAGGCGAGGAAGCCGAAAAAGAATGGCAGCAAAAATGGGATGCTTTTGCGTCCTGCCATCCAGAAGCGGCGCTGCAATGCAGTTGCTGGCTGAAAGGGGAGCTGCCGATAGATTGGGATGCAGACGTCATTCCGTTTGCTCCAGATGCCAAAGGCCAGGCCACGCGGGCCGCCTCGGGAACGATTCTAAATTGGCTGGCGGCGGCAGTGCCCAATCTGCTCGGCGGCAGCGCCGATTTGGCGCCATCCAATAAAACCTACTTGTCTGGCTGTGGTGATTTTCAAAAGGGAAGTTATGAAGGGCGAAACCTTCATTTTGGCGTACGCGAACATGCTATGGGCAGTATTTTGAACGGCTTAGCTTTGTTTGGCGGTTTGCGCCCGTATGGAGCCACTTTTTTATCTTTCGCCGATTATATGCGTCCTGCCATGCGTTTGGCAGCTTTGATGAAGCTGCCTGTGGTGTATGTGTTTACGCATGACAGCATTGGCGTAGGCGAAGACGGGCCGACCCACCAGCCGGTAGAGCATTTGGCGTCGTTGCGCTGCTTGCCGGGACTGGCGGTGGTCCGTCCGGCCGATGCGAATGAAACAGCGGCTGCCTGGAGACATGCTTTGCGTCAGCATGAGGGGCCGGTGGCCTTGGCGCTCAGTCGGCAAAACCTTCCTGTGCTTGAGGAGACGACAATTTGTCCGGAGGAAAGTGTGGCTAGAGGCGCCTATATACTGCATGAAGGGGCGGAACGCCCGGAGTTGATCATGATTGCCAGCGGCTCCGAGGTGTCCTTGGCGTTGCAGGCGGCGAAAACGCTGGAGGCCGAAGGCCGCTTGATTCGAGTTGTCAGCATGCCTTGTCAAGAATGGTTTGCTTTGCAGCCGGCTTCATTTCAACGGAGCGTACTGCCGGAGGGGGTGCCTCGCATGGTGGTCGAGGCGGCTTCTTCCTTCGGCTGGGAGCGTTATGGAGGCGCTGGCGGTGTCTATGTAACTGTGGACGGCTTTGGCGCGTCGGCGCCAGCGGAAAGATTGTTTGAGCATGTTGGGCTGACGGCGGAAAACTTGACTGCGCAGCTTCGAAAAACCTTAGCAAAAAGGTAAGCGGAGTTGAATCAGGCGTGAGTAGATTGAAAAATAGCTTTACTTTTGCGGAGGTAAACGATACAATAAAGCCATGCTCAAGAGAATAGGTCTAATGAGGTCGGGTTTGTTCTTCTCAGACATTCCAGAAGACCCAAAGCCGTTCCGGGCAAAAATGCTCTGAGGAGGATTCCTAAATGTACGAAGACAAAACTATGACTTGCCGCGAGTGCGGCGCTGAATTCATTTTCTCCGCATCGGAACAAGATTTCTATGCTGAAAAAGGTTTTCAGAACGAACCCGGTCGTTGCCCTACCTGCCGTGCTGCTCGTAAACAGCGCACCGGCGGTTCCGACCGTCCCCAGCGTGAAATGCACGAAGCCATCTGTGCCGAGTGTGGCGTCACGACTCAGGTTCCGTTCCGTCCCAGTGGCGATCGTCCGGTTTACTGCCGCGACTGCTACTCCAAAAACCGCATGTAATAAAAACGACCCCGCCGGAAGGCGGGGTTTTTTTATTACATGCGGTTGGTTATTTGCGCAAGGTGTTGACGAAGCGTTCAATGCGCTCCAGAGCTTCGGCGAGCTGGGCGCTGCCGGCGGCGTAAGAGCAGCGGACATGGCCTTCGCCGCTGGCGCCAAAGGCATCCCCTGGCACCAGGGCTACCTTTTCCGCCTTGAGCAGCTGCTCGGCAAATTCCAGAGAGGTCAGACCGGTTTTTTTAATGGAAGGGAAGATGTAAAAGGCTCCTTTAGGTTCGAAGCATTCCAGGCCCATGCGGCGAAAGCCGTTGACCATGAGGCGGCGGCGGTTGTTGTATTCTGCCACCATTTGTTGCATTTGCTTGTCGCCGTGGCGCAGCG
Proteins encoded:
- the tkt gene encoding transketolase is translated as MKGNIHHLGINTLRMLAADAVEEAKSGHPGMPMGAAAMAYVLWTKFLRHNPRNPAWPGRDRFVLSAGHGSMLLYGLLHLTGYQVALEDIKNFRQWGSLTPGHPEWGHTPGVETTTGPLGQGFGNAVGMAMAAKFMDAHFPGKEEPLFDNKVYVLAGDGDMMEGVSQEAASLAGHLGLDNLICLYDDNKISIEGSTNIAFTEQVGARFAACGWRVLQVQDGNDLEELEAALAKAQQSSGQPVLITVKTQIGYGSPGKANTAAAHGEPLGAAELARTKEALDWPQEPRFFVPEDVRCEMGKCLERGEEAEKEWQQKWDAFASCHPEAALQCSCWLKGELPIDWDADVIPFAPDAKGQATRAASGTILNWLAAAVPNLLGGSADLAPSNKTYLSGCGDFQKGSYEGRNLHFGVREHAMGSILNGLALFGGLRPYGATFLSFADYMRPAMRLAALMKLPVVYVFTHDSIGVGEDGPTHQPVEHLASLRCLPGLAVVRPADANETAAAWRHALRQHEGPVALALSRQNLPVLEETTICPEESVARGAYILHEGAERPELIMIASGSEVSLALQAAKTLEAEGRLIRVVSMPCQEWFALQPASFQRSVLPEGVPRMVVEAASSFGWERYGGAGGVYVTVDGFGASAPAERLFEHVGLTAENLTAQLRKTLAKR
- a CDS encoding zinc-ribbon domain containing protein — encoded protein: MYEDKTMTCRECGAEFIFSASEQDFYAEKGFQNEPGRCPTCRAARKQRTGGSDRPQREMHEAICAECGVTTQVPFRPSGDRPVYCRDCYSKNRM